One genomic window of Moorella glycerini includes the following:
- a CDS encoding sigma-54-dependent transcriptional regulator has translation MAGKRKIMVIDDEEDMLENCRRLLMPLGYEVVTFLNGEQALAVLRHEKPDVILTDLKMPRLDGMAILRAAKDYDPDIMVIFFTAYATIESAVEAIKNGAYDYIPKPFTASQLHLVIERALQQRNLMEENRELRRQLQEHHSFNQLIGKSNAMQHVIRLAIKAARTDASVLIGGESGTGKELLAKAIHASSRRAGKPFIPVDCSSLPPTLLESELFGYEKGSFTGATRTKPGIFELAHTGTLFLDEIGNLDINLQAKLLRVLQEGEVRRIGGTHLIQVDFRLIAATNVDLNKAMQEKTFREDLFYRLNVISLTLPPLRERLEDIPLLTVHFLGKFNIMYDKQVKGISSQTLQLLQNYHWPGNVRELQNVLERAVALTENDFIMPEDLPEQFRSLVRGTGDDEQATMGGSSFAAAKKKWIANFERQYLLRLLEQHGGNISEAARTARMDRKTLYRLLAKHNLKPEK, from the coding sequence ATGGCAGGAAAAAGGAAGATCATGGTTATTGATGATGAGGAAGACATGCTAGAAAATTGCCGGCGTTTATTGATGCCCCTTGGATATGAAGTAGTTACTTTCCTCAATGGCGAACAGGCCCTGGCCGTCCTGAGGCATGAGAAACCTGACGTTATTTTGACAGACCTGAAAATGCCGCGATTGGACGGGATGGCTATTCTCCGGGCTGCCAAGGATTATGACCCTGATATCATGGTCATATTTTTTACCGCTTACGCCACCATCGAGTCCGCGGTGGAAGCTATCAAAAACGGGGCTTATGATTATATTCCCAAGCCTTTCACAGCAAGTCAGTTACACCTGGTAATAGAACGGGCTCTCCAGCAAAGAAACCTGATGGAAGAAAACAGGGAGTTGCGGCGTCAATTACAAGAACATCACAGCTTTAACCAACTGATCGGTAAGAGCAACGCTATGCAGCATGTCATTCGGCTGGCTATAAAAGCAGCCCGCACGGATGCCAGCGTTCTTATTGGCGGAGAAAGCGGTACAGGTAAAGAACTACTGGCCAAGGCCATCCATGCTAGCAGTCGACGGGCCGGAAAGCCGTTCATTCCTGTAGATTGTTCCTCTTTACCGCCAACCTTGCTGGAAAGTGAGCTTTTCGGTTACGAAAAGGGTAGCTTTACAGGGGCTACCCGCACAAAACCAGGCATTTTTGAGCTGGCACACACTGGTACCCTCTTTTTGGATGAGATCGGCAATCTGGACATTAATTTGCAGGCCAAGCTGCTCCGAGTACTGCAAGAGGGTGAAGTCCGCCGGATTGGTGGGACTCACCTCATCCAGGTAGATTTCCGGCTAATAGCCGCTACCAATGTTGATCTGAATAAGGCTATGCAAGAAAAGACTTTCCGTGAAGACCTCTTTTACCGTCTGAACGTTATTTCCCTGACCCTACCGCCTTTACGGGAGCGCTTGGAAGACATCCCCTTACTTACTGTTCATTTTCTTGGCAAGTTTAACATTATGTATGATAAGCAAGTTAAGGGTATCTCCTCCCAGACCTTGCAGTTATTGCAGAACTACCACTGGCCGGGTAATGTCAGAGAATTGCAAAACGTACTGGAAAGAGCAGTAGCTCTTACGGAAAACGATTTTATCATGCCTGAGGATTTGCCGGAACAATTTCGTTCGTTAGTAAGGGGTACTGGTGATGATGAACAGGCAACCATGGGTGGGAGTTCCTTTGCTGCCGCCAAGAAAAAGTGGATAGCCAATTTTGAACGTCAATACTTGCTGAGGCTCCTGGAACAACACGGTGGCAATATTTCGGAGGCAGCCCGTACGGCGCGAATGGACCGGAAGACCCTCTACCGGTTGCTGGCCAAACATAACCTCAAGCCAGAAAAATAA
- a CDS encoding GAF domain-containing sensor histidine kinase has protein sequence MNKAFATVLKLNNLFGYLPMEVDQIVTVVVKEMKQLFPTYCCRFFLLEGVTFSFQAQWCFLSQPRKNLCQEALNSRQCPALRDGFPVIVNLSDGAHDCAYLMTEKAIQKYLCLPVKVDQKIIAVLSIASAEPGVFTLEEQEVILAIANLTGLAIQRSRLIARLQKEKQQLEEANREINQLNKTLVERYEELKRFERLLIQSEKMAAIGQLAAGLAHEINNPASIILARLECMLSELQNGLQPELSSLIKDLQVIGKHARRITTTTQSLLSFARRSTETFLPVDLNEVVEGALSLLGKQLEKGRIQLQKHLDCKLPFIYGNPNQLQQVLINLLQNARDAIIQEGTIKVSTRSSVSGWVEIEVSDTGVGIAPENLERIFDPFFTTKEVGKGTGLGLFVTRGIIENHGGRIEVNSQPGQGATFIVTLPAAGTRSGQEPSKPTVSSPH, from the coding sequence GTGAATAAGGCTTTTGCCACTGTGCTTAAACTAAATAACCTTTTTGGTTACCTGCCTATGGAAGTGGACCAGATAGTAACCGTGGTGGTAAAGGAAATGAAGCAGCTCTTCCCTACTTACTGTTGTCGATTTTTCTTGCTGGAGGGAGTAACTTTTTCCTTCCAAGCTCAATGGTGTTTCCTATCACAGCCCCGCAAAAACCTTTGCCAGGAAGCACTGAATTCCAGGCAGTGTCCGGCTCTGCGTGATGGTTTCCCGGTGATAGTTAACCTCTCTGATGGCGCTCACGACTGTGCTTACCTGATGACCGAGAAGGCCATCCAAAAATATCTCTGCCTCCCCGTTAAAGTTGACCAGAAAATTATAGCCGTTCTATCCATAGCCAGTGCAGAACCTGGAGTTTTTACCCTGGAGGAGCAGGAGGTAATCCTGGCCATAGCCAACCTTACCGGCCTGGCCATCCAAAGAAGCAGGCTAATTGCCAGGCTACAAAAGGAAAAACAACAACTGGAAGAGGCCAACCGGGAGATAAACCAGTTAAATAAGACCCTGGTAGAAAGGTACGAGGAACTAAAAAGGTTCGAGCGACTATTAATCCAGTCAGAAAAAATGGCGGCCATTGGCCAGCTGGCCGCGGGACTGGCCCACGAAATCAATAATCCGGCCAGCATAATTCTTGCCCGCCTGGAATGTATGCTGTCAGAATTACAAAACGGGCTACAACCTGAACTTTCTTCCCTGATTAAAGACCTGCAGGTAATTGGTAAGCATGCCCGGCGTATAACTACTACCACCCAGAGTCTGCTTTCCTTTGCCCGGCGTTCAACGGAAACCTTCCTGCCCGTGGACCTGAATGAGGTAGTGGAAGGGGCGCTCTCCTTGCTAGGCAAGCAATTGGAGAAAGGTCGCATCCAACTGCAAAAGCATCTGGACTGCAAACTGCCCTTTATATACGGCAATCCGAATCAACTGCAACAGGTCCTGATTAATCTTCTCCAAAATGCTAGGGATGCTATTATCCAAGAAGGCACAATCAAAGTTTCAACACGTTCCTCTGTCTCCGGGTGGGTGGAAATAGAAGTTAGCGACACAGGAGTTGGAATTGCTCCAGAAAACCTGGAGCGGATTTTTGACCCTTTCTTTACTACTAAAGAGGTGGGTAAAGGTACAGGCTTGGGACTCTTCGTGACCCGGGGTATCATTGAAAATCACGGTGGCCGTATTGAGGTTAATAGCCAACCCGGCCAGGGGGCTACGTTTATAGTAACCCTGCCGGCTGCCGGGACCAGAAGTGGGCAAGAACCTTCGAAGCCCACCGTATCAAGTCCTCACTAA
- a CDS encoding uroporphyrinogen decarboxylase family protein produces MQAIELKPETIPAAPQVLAWAARIARVPVRRYVTEAEAMVESLLTSYWRFQYDLLLVGADNSVEAEALGATLEYPEDDYPYVIGRLGFNDLASLHLPEPTKAGRIPVILKACALLRQQVKNQVPVVGKVTGPMTIAGQLLGLEQLLYLIIDAPAKFQEILAFTARVSTLQGQALLAAGAHGLVLIEPAGSPVVLPAAAFHSYLVPLLDSIFSAYAAAGACIRWLQITGPVGKILPYLQEIPVNLVGLDYVVSPLEAMQLLPGICFIGNVKPYLFVSGPEEKIREEVQALTQLPGQQLILSSGCELPLDARPEYVTAFMAAKRQ; encoded by the coding sequence ATGCAAGCTATTGAGCTAAAGCCAGAAACAATACCCGCAGCGCCACAGGTGCTAGCCTGGGCAGCAAGAATAGCCAGAGTTCCAGTCCGCCGTTATGTGACAGAAGCTGAGGCTATGGTAGAGAGCCTCCTTACCAGCTATTGGCGTTTCCAATATGATTTACTCCTGGTAGGGGCCGATAATTCAGTGGAGGCAGAAGCCCTGGGAGCCACCCTGGAATATCCTGAAGATGATTATCCCTATGTTATTGGCCGGCTGGGTTTTAACGACCTGGCTTCCTTGCACTTGCCTGAACCTACAAAGGCAGGGCGAATACCGGTCATTCTTAAGGCCTGTGCCTTGTTGCGCCAGCAGGTGAAAAACCAGGTACCAGTGGTGGGTAAAGTGACAGGCCCTATGACAATAGCCGGTCAATTACTGGGTCTGGAACAGCTCTTATACCTGATAATTGACGCTCCGGCGAAATTCCAGGAAATCCTGGCCTTTACGGCCCGGGTAAGTACCCTGCAGGGCCAGGCTCTTTTAGCCGCAGGAGCCCATGGTTTGGTACTTATAGAACCCGCCGGCTCACCCGTCGTTTTGCCCGCGGCTGCTTTTCACAGCTATCTTGTCCCCCTCCTGGACAGTATATTCTCAGCATATGCCGCTGCGGGCGCTTGTATTCGCTGGCTGCAAATTACCGGTCCGGTAGGAAAAATCCTTCCCTACCTGCAAGAGATACCTGTAAATTTGGTGGGGCTTGACTACGTCGTTTCGCCTCTCGAGGCCATGCAACTATTACCTGGCATATGCTTCATAGGTAACGTTAAACCTTATCTTTTTGTATCAGGACCAGAAGAAAAGATTCGGGAAGAAGTTCAGGCCTTAACTCAATTGCCCGGTCAACAACTCATCCTCAGCTCCGGTTGCGAATTACCCCTGGACGCCCGGCCCGAGTATGTAACGGCATTCATGGCAGCCAAAAGACAATAG
- a CDS encoding cobalamin B12-binding domain-containing protein, with product MEGRSTEAVEIAFQLLQDGLPIEIVIELGLTYALRSLDMKCTNDEFNLLEILLAGRAVMSVMNALQARGYLNMKQVQQDTIVLGTIQGDIHDLGKNIVKIIFTAAGFRVIDLGTDVPPQTFVTVAQQEQASWIGVSTLICTTFHTVREIKPLAQKLGLKDVKVIAGGGAVQQCCPEDLNVDLIAGDVFTALRLCTAKGVKL from the coding sequence ATGGAAGGCCGAAGTACAGAAGCGGTAGAGATTGCTTTCCAACTGTTGCAAGACGGTCTCCCGATAGAGATTGTGATAGAACTGGGGTTGACCTATGCCTTGCGTTCCCTGGACATGAAATGTACCAACGATGAATTTAACCTGCTGGAAATCTTACTGGCTGGCCGGGCCGTAATGAGCGTCATGAATGCTTTACAAGCCCGCGGGTATTTAAATATGAAGCAGGTGCAGCAAGACACCATAGTCTTAGGCACCATCCAGGGCGACATCCACGACTTGGGCAAAAACATCGTAAAAATAATTTTTACCGCGGCAGGCTTTCGGGTAATAGACCTGGGAACAGACGTACCGCCCCAAACCTTCGTTACTGTAGCCCAGCAGGAACAGGCAAGCTGGATTGGCGTTTCCACCCTCATTTGCACTACGTTTCATACCGTAAGGGAAATCAAGCCCCTTGCCCAAAAACTCGGTCTTAAGGATGTAAAAGTAATTGCTGGGGGAGGAGCTGTACAGCAGTGCTGCCCCGAAGATCTCAACGTGGATTTGATAGCCGGTGACGTCTTTACCGCCCTGAGGCTTTGTACCGCGAAGGGGGTTAAACTGTGA
- the nrfD gene encoding NrfD/PsrC family molybdoenzyme membrane anchor subunit, with product MRKLNVAFVLGLVLLLVSLFTWGYQLKSGLIVTGMRNPFSWGLYITTFAFFVGIAAGGLIVSSSVYLFNLEQLKPFTRIASLSAFASIMAAAVIILPDLGRVDRIYNLLLHPNFRSPLIWDVIVVSAYTILTFLSVYFQLLPDWKKGGRGFLNGWTRKLTQEEVESIAARWSRRVAVVGLPVAILIHTITALIFATQASHSWWYTAILPPDFIAVAVASGTALVLVIALLVAGKEGFNQYAGVFNTLARITAGALAVHFFFVAMDLLIHWWWGSPEAMGILSLVFNRYAPVYLVEIALPAFVMVYFFSEKGGRSAGSLLLGCALLFAGVFAHRLMLMFPAFNQFPLSLSLPGMEVEGWHYPVAVGEFKAGAPVFAGSWPYMPTIFEIAVDLLPFGLALLIITLMVSSYNFLPQKRSLY from the coding sequence GTGAGGAAACTAAATGTGGCTTTTGTCCTGGGTCTGGTTCTTTTGCTGGTAAGTTTATTTACCTGGGGCTACCAGCTTAAAAGCGGCCTGATTGTGACAGGTATGCGCAATCCCTTTAGCTGGGGACTGTATATTACCACCTTCGCCTTCTTTGTGGGGATTGCCGCCGGGGGGCTAATCGTTTCTTCTTCGGTTTACCTTTTCAATCTTGAGCAGTTGAAGCCCTTTACCCGCATTGCTTCCCTTTCCGCCTTTGCCAGCATTATGGCCGCGGCGGTAATCATCTTGCCGGACCTGGGGCGGGTAGACAGGATTTACAACTTGCTGCTGCACCCCAATTTCCGGTCGCCTTTAATCTGGGACGTAATAGTTGTTAGCGCCTATACCATATTAACCTTTTTAAGCGTCTATTTTCAGCTTTTGCCTGACTGGAAAAAGGGAGGACGCGGTTTTCTTAACGGCTGGACAAGGAAGCTTACCCAGGAGGAAGTAGAAAGCATTGCTGCCAGGTGGTCCCGGCGGGTAGCCGTGGTGGGGCTGCCGGTGGCGATTCTAATTCATACCATCACGGCCTTGATTTTTGCCACCCAGGCCTCGCACAGCTGGTGGTATACGGCCATTTTACCCCCGGATTTCATCGCCGTGGCGGTGGCTTCCGGGACGGCCCTGGTCCTGGTGATTGCCCTCCTGGTGGCCGGGAAAGAGGGGTTTAACCAGTATGCAGGCGTCTTTAATACCCTGGCCCGGATTACAGCCGGCGCCCTGGCCGTCCATTTCTTTTTCGTAGCCATGGATCTTCTTATCCACTGGTGGTGGGGCAGCCCCGAAGCCATGGGCATTCTATCCCTGGTATTTAATCGCTATGCTCCGGTCTACCTGGTGGAAATCGCCCTGCCAGCCTTTGTCATGGTTTACTTCTTCAGCGAAAAAGGCGGGCGGTCGGCCGGTTCCCTGCTCCTGGGCTGCGCTTTGCTTTTTGCCGGCGTCTTTGCCCACCGGCTGATGTTGATGTTCCCGGCCTTCAACCAGTTTCCCCTAAGCCTTTCCCTCCCGGGAATGGAAGTAGAAGGCTGGCATTACCCCGTAGCAGTTGGTGAATTTAAGGCAGGAGCGCCGGTGTTTGCCGGTTCCTGGCCTTATATGCCTACCATATTTGAGATTGCCGTTGACCTCCTGCCCTTCGGCCTGGCCCTGTTGATTATCACCTTGATGGTGAGTTCTTATAATTTTCTCCCGCAGAAACGGTCCCTTTATTAA
- a CDS encoding 4Fe-4S dicluster domain-containing protein, with translation MKLGMVIDLDRCIGCRTCAVVCKEHNSQPPGTWWNRVFTPGSKEHQIPLAKDGEAQMYFLPVSCQMCENAPCAKVCPVGATYTDDRGRILVDYERCIGCRYCMAACPYGVRQFNWEDQQKAKAKAGYMPGYNYGYPFEHRDRSGRLVYTPDRPKGIVEKCTFCVQYTDKGELPVCVQACPAGARFFGDLDDPRSEVSRLVRQRQALRLKEELGTKPKVFYLPPAGPRK, from the coding sequence GTGAAACTGGGAATGGTCATTGACCTGGACCGCTGTATCGGCTGCCGTACCTGCGCGGTGGTCTGTAAAGAGCATAATTCGCAACCGCCGGGCACCTGGTGGAACCGGGTATTCACACCGGGAAGTAAGGAGCACCAGATCCCCCTCGCTAAAGACGGGGAAGCGCAGATGTACTTTTTACCTGTATCCTGCCAGATGTGTGAAAATGCGCCCTGTGCAAAGGTCTGCCCGGTGGGAGCGACGTATACCGATGACCGGGGCCGGATATTAGTTGACTACGAGCGCTGCATCGGCTGCCGTTACTGCATGGCCGCCTGTCCCTATGGTGTGCGCCAGTTCAACTGGGAGGACCAGCAAAAGGCCAAAGCGAAGGCAGGTTATATGCCAGGGTATAATTACGGCTATCCCTTTGAGCATCGTGACCGGAGCGGCCGCCTGGTTTACACGCCGGATCGTCCCAAAGGAATAGTGGAAAAATGTACCTTCTGCGTGCAGTATACCGATAAAGGGGAATTACCAGTATGTGTCCAGGCCTGCCCTGCCGGGGCCCGCTTCTTTGGCGATCTCGATGACCCCAGGTCGGAAGTAAGCCGCCTGGTACGGCAACGACAGGCCCTAAGGCTGAAAGAAGAACTGGGTACAAAGCCCAAAGTCTTTTACCTGCCGCCCGCAGGACCACGGAAGTAA
- a CDS encoding molybdopterin-dependent oxidoreductase, whose product MKDKNEKREFKLSRRQFLKASAATAVMAGTAGTSKYFISQAVAGGSPTPLKEVKYVRSTCSPNCTSSCGIRAMVVDGQIKALFPTNDYPEPEYGPRGCLRGLSYINVIYGPDRIKKPLIRTGERGKGEFREVSWEEALDYTASRLQEIATKYGPESVCFSFQVGGTGHVQKGAWIALSTLAGWNLNHPYDKNGDLPMFWPQTFGVQSEELEPLEWANSRYIAVFGSNIMVTRLIDSDFLIKARNNGAKLVVFDPNYCPTAAKADEWVQLKASSDAALALGMARVIIEEKLYDEEFVKTFTDMPLLVRLDTRKRLKAEEVKGLDKPADIPPYRDVFVAYNGQFLAVHPEKLELPLNVILEGEMEVELKDGQRVKVKPVFQLLKEHLTGYTPVYVEQETGVAGDTVVRLAREMATTKPLHVIYGASNYQWYHGDLKGRALALLPVLTGNIGKPGAGISTYAGQYKIRFNVKEWWFPKPPRWLPWLYILNGPTKSMKAKWPANGVKAFIFGWGNPFDQHNMADRLRQMAIKGDLEFIVGMDHQMTTSCLYSDVVFPVASWYEKTELTTTPLHPYMQLQQPAIKPLYESKSELWIAREIAKRLNPDFEKYFFPGLDENTAAEKAIELLLATGGPPVAGITLEQLKKGPVRLKSEVPGNRQIPFYEQVQFKKPFPPVSRPAAIEATAQFVKSGRIEFYKEEDTFMQLGETLPVHKPPFVESEYALNPGAKGKYQFAFITRNSLYRIHSNHSNNIWMNELQDNKPKVFLNPEDAAEKGIKEGDLVEAYNDRGKVRGYAVLDPGQGRKIIIFEQGWWSRYLKGDSYNSLTYPFIKPTHEVYFVAGIWAPNTAWNEALCDVRKAGEV is encoded by the coding sequence ATGAAGGATAAAAATGAGAAGCGAGAATTTAAGCTCAGCCGGCGCCAGTTTTTAAAGGCGTCGGCGGCAACGGCCGTCATGGCGGGTACGGCGGGGACAAGTAAATATTTTATTTCCCAAGCTGTGGCAGGGGGGAGTCCAACCCCATTAAAAGAAGTTAAATACGTTCGCAGCACCTGCTCGCCCAACTGTACTTCTTCCTGCGGGATAAGGGCTATGGTAGTAGACGGGCAAATAAAGGCCTTATTTCCTACCAATGACTATCCCGAGCCCGAGTACGGTCCCCGGGGTTGTTTAAGGGGTTTGAGTTATATTAACGTTATTTATGGCCCTGACCGGATCAAGAAACCCCTCATCAGGACGGGAGAACGGGGTAAAGGAGAATTCAGAGAGGTTTCCTGGGAAGAAGCGCTGGATTACACGGCCAGCCGCTTACAGGAGATTGCCACCAAATACGGCCCGGAATCTGTTTGTTTCAGCTTTCAGGTAGGCGGGACCGGCCACGTCCAGAAAGGAGCGTGGATCGCCCTCTCTACCCTGGCGGGATGGAATTTGAACCATCCTTATGATAAGAATGGCGACCTGCCAATGTTCTGGCCCCAGACCTTCGGCGTCCAGTCAGAGGAACTGGAACCCCTTGAATGGGCCAATTCCCGCTATATCGCTGTTTTCGGTTCCAATATTATGGTAACGCGTTTGATTGATTCCGACTTCTTAATCAAAGCACGTAACAATGGCGCTAAACTTGTAGTATTTGATCCCAACTACTGCCCAACTGCTGCTAAAGCGGATGAGTGGGTCCAGCTTAAAGCCAGCAGTGATGCAGCTTTAGCCTTGGGAATGGCCCGGGTGATAATTGAGGAAAAGCTGTACGACGAAGAATTTGTTAAAACCTTTACTGATATGCCTCTTTTGGTTCGCCTGGATACCAGAAAGCGCCTGAAAGCTGAAGAGGTTAAAGGTCTGGACAAACCGGCAGATATACCACCTTACCGGGATGTATTTGTCGCTTACAACGGGCAGTTCCTGGCGGTGCACCCGGAAAAACTCGAGCTTCCCCTTAATGTAATCCTGGAAGGCGAAATGGAAGTTGAATTAAAGGATGGCCAGCGGGTCAAGGTTAAACCAGTGTTCCAATTATTAAAAGAACATTTAACCGGCTATACACCGGTCTATGTGGAGCAAGAAACGGGCGTTGCCGGGGATACGGTAGTCCGCCTGGCCCGGGAGATGGCGACCACGAAACCATTGCATGTCATCTACGGCGCCAGCAACTACCAGTGGTATCACGGCGACCTGAAGGGCCGCGCCCTGGCCCTGCTGCCGGTGCTGACCGGTAATATTGGCAAGCCGGGCGCAGGTATTTCGACGTATGCTGGCCAGTACAAGATCCGGTTTAACGTCAAAGAGTGGTGGTTCCCTAAACCGCCGCGCTGGCTTCCCTGGCTTTATATCCTCAATGGCCCCACAAAAAGCATGAAGGCGAAATGGCCCGCCAACGGAGTCAAAGCCTTCATCTTTGGGTGGGGCAACCCCTTTGACCAGCATAATATGGCCGATCGGTTGCGGCAAATGGCGATTAAGGGGGACCTGGAATTTATTGTTGGAATGGACCACCAGATGACCACCAGCTGTCTTTATAGCGATGTGGTTTTCCCTGTAGCCAGCTGGTATGAAAAAACCGAACTGACGACTACACCCTTGCATCCTTATATGCAGCTGCAGCAACCGGCCATTAAACCCCTTTACGAATCCAAATCGGAGCTGTGGATTGCCCGCGAAATTGCCAAACGCCTTAATCCTGATTTTGAAAAATATTTCTTTCCTGGCCTGGATGAAAATACGGCAGCGGAAAAAGCTATTGAACTTCTTCTTGCCACAGGCGGACCGCCGGTGGCCGGGATTACCCTGGAGCAGCTGAAAAAAGGGCCGGTGCGGCTGAAATCAGAGGTACCGGGAAATCGCCAGATTCCCTTTTACGAACAGGTACAGTTTAAAAAGCCCTTCCCCCCCGTCAGCCGGCCGGCGGCAATTGAAGCTACGGCACAATTTGTTAAAAGCGGCAGGATTGAATTTTACAAGGAAGAGGATACCTTTATGCAACTCGGCGAAACTTTGCCTGTGCACAAGCCGCCCTTTGTAGAAAGCGAGTATGCCTTAAACCCGGGAGCCAAAGGCAAGTACCAGTTTGCTTTCATTACCCGTAACTCCCTTTACCGTATTCACTCCAATCACTCCAATAATATCTGGATGAACGAGCTGCAGGATAATAAGCCGAAGGTTTTCTTAAACCCTGAGGACGCGGCTGAAAAAGGGATTAAAGAGGGAGACCTGGTCGAAGCTTACAACGACCGCGGCAAGGTTAGAGGTTACGCCGTTCTGGACCCCGGTCAGGGGAGGAAAATCATCATCTTTGAGCAGGGCTGGTGGAGCCGCTATCTCAAAGGAGATTCTTATAACTCATTAACCTATCCCTTTATCAAGCCCACCCATGAGGTCTACTTTGTAGCGGGGATATGGGCCCCCAATACAGCCTGGAACGAAGCCCTCTGCGATGTACGAAAGGCAGGTGAAGTATAG